The nucleotide sequence CATGTACTCGCGCGAGTTTCTGCCCAAAGCAGATTGAAAGGAATATTCCTCGCCGCCGTGATGGTACTTGACGATGGGGTAATAAACATAACCTCGGTTATGTTCTTCACGGTTATAACCGAAAATTTCTCCTTTGATCGTTGCCGCTTTGGCGCGAAACGCATAGGTATCAGTCCAGAGATAAATGCCGATAATCAGCATCGCCAGTCCAATAAGATAAAAAATAATCATGGTTTATCGCTCTGTGAACCGTGTGACATTATCTACTACCTTTTCAATAGGGTGGAATATGTTTTTCCGAATGCGTTGATAGAAAGGTTATGAACGCTACTGGACAGTATGGCGCAGTTTCGATTGGTCTCCAATGATTTGTCAGGCTTTATACTCACTGCGCTCGAGCCCCATATGGATCAGTCCAACCCGCATGCCCGAAGGATTTATGCGTTCTTCGACGGCATACGGCTTGAAGTGCATTCTTGCATATAGCAACAGGGCAGCCGTGTTGTCGTTGAAGACCGAAATCCTTACCTCATGAACATCATACTTATCGAATGCTTGCCGGGTCATGTGTGACACTAAAAGACGCCCAACTCCCTGGCCGCGAAACTCTTTTGCCACAACGACATTGCCGATGAAGGCATAGTGTCCTTGCTCAATGTTGTATAGATTAGCAAAACCAATCACCTTTCCGCCTTCAACAGCGACAGTCAGCTCTTCCCTTGACGCAGCCAAAAACCGGACCTGATCGACTGTGAAGGGGTGTGTTCCTTTTGGGTAGACACGGAACAGTTCATCCAAAGTCGGGACCAACTGGGCAATTGCCCCGAAGTCAAGTGGTGTAGCTTCACGTAGTTCCATGCACGTTTTCCCTCAGCGTAACATTTAAAATGACCAGTCAAAAAGCAACCCGCGGGTTTTTGATTGGTCTCCTGTTTTGTCAGGTTCTATAAAGCAATAGTGACCCTGTGCCGATCATTACACTCCCGGCAACTTCATTCATGTGCTTTTGCGTCCGTTCGTTTTTGAAGAGCTGCCTCGCACGGGATGCCGAATAGGCATAAAACGACATAACCGCACCCAGAATGGAAGAGACGATAAAGGCTATGGAGAAAATATCCAAACTGCTCAATGCATTCAAGTCTACAAATGTGGGTAGAAATCCCAGATAGAACAAGATGACTTTTGGATTGCCGAGCGTTATGGAGAGGCCGCTTAAAAAGCGGTGCTTTTTTGAAGCGGCAATTTCCATTTTTTCCGGATGGGTGCGCCACAATCTAATCCCAAGCCAAATCAGGTACCCCGCACCCAAATACTTGATGATGAGAAACATTGTCTCAAATGTTTCTGCTATGGCTGCAAGACCAAAAATCGCGAACAGAAGAAATATCAAATCACCCGTAACAATCCCTGCGATAACAGGTAACGTATTTCTGAATCCCGAAGCCAAAGCCTTGGATACGGTAATAAACACTCCGGGCCCCGGTGTCACGGCTAAAACAAACATGGCGGCAGATAAACCTGCAATACTGTAAAAAGTCATGGTTCTACTCTAATTTGTGATGCATTTTCTCGATCACCATGGCTGGGTGGTGTGGATACCACTAAAAACGCTAAATCTTTTTCATGTTCATTGCTTAACGTGTGCGCAATACCTGCAGGAATATGAAAGCCTTCATTGGGA is from Sulfurimonas sp. HSL-1656 and encodes:
- a CDS encoding GNAT family N-acetyltransferase, encoding MELREATPLDFGAIAQLVPTLDELFRVYPKGTHPFTVDQVRFLAASREELTVAVEGGKVIGFANLYNIEQGHYAFIGNVVVAKEFRGQGVGRLLVSHMTRQAFDKYDVHEVRISVFNDNTAALLLYARMHFKPYAVEERINPSGMRVGLIHMGLERSEYKA
- a CDS encoding LysE family translocator, producing the protein MTFYSIAGLSAAMFVLAVTPGPGVFITVSKALASGFRNTLPVIAGIVTGDLIFLLFAIFGLAAIAETFETMFLIIKYLGAGYLIWLGIRLWRTHPEKMEIAASKKHRFLSGLSITLGNPKVILFYLGFLPTFVDLNALSSLDIFSIAFIVSSILGAVMSFYAYSASRARQLFKNERTQKHMNEVAGSVMIGTGSLLLYRT